From a single Brassica rapa cultivar Chiifu-401-42 chromosome A01, CAAS_Brap_v3.01, whole genome shotgun sequence genomic region:
- the LOC103857600 gene encoding homeobox-leucine zipper protein HAT22 has product MGLDDSCNTGLVLGLGLSPTPNNYNHTIKKSFTTVEHHFDPSLTLSLSGESYKTKAVEMTDAGAGDQIFRQTSSHSGVSSFSSGRVKREREVFSGDGEEEAEETTERVVSSRLSDDHEDEEGASARKKLRLTKQQSALLEDSFKVHSTLNPKQKQVLARQLNLRPRQVEVWFQNRRARTKLKQTEVDCEFLKKCCETLTDENRRLQKELQDLKALKMSQPFYMHIPPATLTMCPSCERLSGGGAGGGGGGTVAVDGETGKGAFSIVTKPRFYSHFTNPSAAC; this is encoded by the exons ATGGGTCTTGATGATTCTTGCAACACTGGTCTTGTTCTTGGTTTAGGCCTCTCACCAACACCTAATAACTACAATCATACTATCAAAAAATCTTTCACCACCGTTGAGCACCACTTTGATCCGTCCTTGACCCTAAGCCTCTCAGGTGAGAGCTACAAGACCAAGGCGGTTGAGATGACCGATGCCGGCGCCGGAGACCAGATTTTTCGGCAGACTTCTTCTCACAGCGGAGTCTCATCTTTCTCCAGCGGAagggtaaagagagagagagaagttttCAGCGGTGACGGCGAAGAAGAGGCGGAGGAGACGACGGAGAGAGTGGTGTCTTCGAGATTAAGTGATGATCATGAAGACGAAGAAGGTGCTAGTGCTCGTAAAAAGCTTAGGCTCACTAAACAACAATCCGCTCTTCTTGAAGATAGCTTCAAAGTTCATAGCACTCTTAATCCC AAGCAGAAACAAGTTCTTGCAAGACAGCTGAATCTAAGGCCTAGGCAAGTTGAAGTGTGGTTCCAGAACAGGAGAGCTAg GACAAAACTAAAGCAAACAGAAGTGGATTGTGAGTTTTTGAAGAAATGTTGTGAGACTTTAACGGATGAGAATAGAAGGCTTCAAAAAGAGCTTCAAGATCTTAAGGCTTTAAAAATGTCTCAGCCTTTTTACATGCATATTCCGCCGGCGACTTTGACGATGTGCCCTTCTTGTGAGAGACTAAGCGGTGGTGGTGCTGGAGGAGGCGGAGGAGGTACGGTGGCGGTTGATGGAGAAACGGGGAAGGGAGCTTTCTCCATCGTCACAAAGCCTCGCTTTTACAGCCATTTCACTAATCCTTCTGCAGCTTGTTAA